The Fictibacillus phosphorivorans genomic sequence CAAACATCGGAATCGTTCCTTTAGGAAAATCAGGGCTTAATGCTGAAGCATCCATATCATGCTGCATCGCACTAGACGAAATGACAATGTCCCCTACTTCCAGTTCAGGATCAAGTGCACCTGCTACTCCCGTAAAAAGAACATGAGTGACTTGAAAGCGATCGATAAGAATCTGAGTGGTAATCGCTGCGTTAACTTTCCCTACGCCAGACTTACATAAAACGATCTCTTTGTTATGATGTGTGCCTTCATAAAATTTATTTTGAGCAAAAACGCTTTCCCCATAGATATCCAGTGCTTCTTTCATATAAACGATTTCCTCGTCCATCGCACCGATGATGCCAATCCTCACTTCGCCCACCTCAACACTTCGTTATTGTTTTGTTGAATCTCTGAATTGAATACGATG encodes the following:
- a CDS encoding 5'-methylthioadenosine/adenosylhomocysteine nucleosidase, which produces MRIGIIGAMDEEIVYMKEALDIYGESVFAQNKFYEGTHHNKEIVLCKSGVGKVNAAITTQILIDRFQVTHVLFTGVAGALDPELEVGDIVISSSAMQHDMDASALSPDFPKGTIPMFAFDSEFRADAQLVKLAETAAERLQGPKVKIGKVLSGDQFIADRELVEVYSALFNGTCIEMEGSAVAQASFLNEVPFVIIRSISDKANGEAPASFAEFTALAARRSSDMVETIIESL